taattcctcatgttactttactgtttggtattgctctttcattagaaacattgaggacaatgttagatttaagtttgggggtgggaagaaactttttgttagcttttagttgcaataaataaactccagagcctagaaatttatgcctattaaggatggcactaaccaatctaagtggatggaagcatttggttataggagttgaggaaccaatctgatagatggaaacatctaaagagtctattcataaaagcacagagctcaggtgttagaaaaacatggtagtttcaccatatctcgttgagtccttttcacttctgttttttgttttttttaaatatgtttctctaagtgattaggtggggctcacgattcaagttgttaccaatgctagggtgaatagagtgattgagatacaaaaaaaaaaaaaaaaaaaaagagaccagaccattagaccaactggaataaattcaataaagtcgaccactggaacccttgtatatgccagttgtgttgacctagagttaggattatcgaccactggtacccttgtatatgccagtgtgttgatattagtcagaccggtatctcagtccattaggataggttcattttggcaggccttcagacagatatgagaaacaccgttcacctagtaaacatcaaaaccatctatgtttttctatatccatcttcttatctatccatgtgattgtttTGACTCCGGTttgatgcgactatctgagtagagctctgtcactttatgaattttagtatgcttgagtgcaaactcgtgtacaacaattggaatttcgcatcagggtacttcctcctgtagtcaataagtatgccaaccaaggagattctttagtgccttccaaggttctgtgtagatagctagggtctggagtataaaggttttgtgggtatacctctggtaagccctccggagacaacactccgccactagagacacctaggggtttaaaggcttattgcatacgccaaatgcaatcgacgatgcctgcgacagtgagttaggattttatttctattatttttgctctaggactagcaaataataggtttgggggtatttgatagacacattttttgtgtccgatttgtctcgattctatatattgttagggctcatttttgtacttattatgctgttttatttatttgtaggtatttttggccgataaacatttttggaaaaaattggctcgaaaagttgttggaaagcacccggaggacacttgctattcggacccccggtttggataaggggcacccccaggacaccccttaaggaagTTGCTAaatcacccctactctggatagccccccctttcttcacaaattcaaatttcaataaACCAGCATGCATGCAGATTAGGGTTCGCACTCTTGGgaagatttaaggagattcaatctcggatttttgttgtgctggacttcctagagcataacagggtcggtatatgtgattaaatcgaatgaattgggttagatcgaccgggagaaggaaacagaggtgttgtggtcacgggttgctATTGGAGTATTTTTCGACAATTCAtggagattaaaggctagaaaagcttccctAATATTCGTAGTTATctagagtttggaagtattgggagaggtcaaaaTAAGCGTGAAGAGATTTTGGTAGAAAGAAAACTCTGAAACTtgttgtggagataaaccaagattttgggggagatttaatcgagctgtggcctttaaaaggagaggggataagtcatataagagtacgaaaccttaggagaagtttagaggagaatagaGAGCTCCAAAGATCGAGTTAcaggaaaaatacaatattctgctgctgttgctgaagaggaagaacacgaagaacatattaCACCCAATAACAGTCGTTATATTACTACAACAGATCACTATCGTTGTTTAACAATCTTAAAATCCTGTAACAGTGACGTTTGTAACACACTTACGGCGTTGCAAATCTCTGTGTtattaccttctcttctttttaatcatattttgagccataatcaattattttgagatcatgattaatatgaggagctaaaccccattgctgaggcgatagaggaagctatttttccaacaaaaagcggtacaatctactgtatttaatttattgcaattattattatgattatttgccttgaactattattgaatatgattttttgagtgattgtgatctattttgatggagtatgcttagtttatagactcttgatgcttcatacttggtatttagagttattacttttgaaaatctattagttgcaatattttagaatcaaattaaacgagaaaattgcatgaatataaatatttggaccaaatcactttgaacttggaaaatagtggaatcttagcctcagtgttcttttaatattgttatcaactttgtcagtgtttgttataattattagtgatttttctatttagttttgaatttaagtctaaagtaatccttcacaagttcgagaatcgaatcactttttaccactatctacaaatttcATCACCAACCCTCCCTCGCTTATTGGTTTGGTTAATTTGTCACTACGTAAAGTATGAAGTTTTCTAACTGAGGAGCCATGCCCCCAAAGAAGTTTCTGTTGATCCGGTTTATTTGTTGGTGCACATGTGCAGGGAAAAGTTGGGTTTGCATAAGATGGTTTGCGGTTGGTGTGAGAGAAGTTTTGATGAGAACTAACCTTCCGGCAGGTGTTAGGAATTTGGTCATCCATCCTTTCGCTTTTCGTGCTAGCCGTTGGAGGAGGGGTTCAAAGATGTGACGAGAAGCTCTTCCCATCTTGAATTGGACTCCCAGATAAATAGGGGGTTCCGATGTGGTTGGCATTCCAAAAAGTTGCTGAAGATTGTCTATTTTATGTTGCTCCAATCTTGGATGATGAATTATTATTGATTTTGAGGTATTAATCACCTGCCCTGCTGATGAACTGTAGGATTGTAGCAGACTCTTTAGATGATTGCAACTTTCCGTAGAAGCTTTAAACGTAATGGGGAGGTCGTCTGCATACATCAGATGCAGAATTGGCAGAGACTTTTGAGATATGCGTAGTCCCCCCATGTTTTTGCTGATTTCTAGGTTCCCAAGGTTGGTGGAGAGAATTTCCGCACAAATTATGGAAACATAGGATGAGAGCGGGTCTCCCTGTCTAATGCCTCTTGTCGGAGAAATATATCTGTGGGGTGTGTCGTTGATGTTGATTGAGTATGTGACTCTGGTAACATTATGTACTCCACAAATATTGCTGGGATCCGAGTCTGGTGAGCGCCATTTTGATGAAGCCCCAGTCTAAACTATCATAAGCCTTCTGAATATCTAATTTTAATGCAATTTTTGGATCCTTTGTGCGGGTGGAGGTTCTGATATGGTGAAATAATTCTCCCGCTATTGAAATCTTATCGTGTACCGATCTTTGGGGAACAAAAGCACTCTGATAGGGGCttatcaaaaaagggagcagCGGTCAAATTCGATTGACTAAAATTTTGGCAATGATCTTATATGTGACGTTATAAAGTCCTATAGGTTTGAATTGTGATGGTTTTGTAGGATGTTCTATTTTGGGGATTAAAGTAATATTGGTATGGTTCATGAGTGGGTGAATTGAAAAAGCTGCGGACCATAGCAATCAACTGTGTATGTGTAGTATCCCAAAAGGTTCTGAAGAACTTACTAGTATAACCATCAGGTCCAGGGGAAATTTCCGAATTTATAGAGAAGAGTGCTTGTTTGATTTCCGCTTCGGTTACTTCTGCAGTGAGAGAATCGCATTGCCTAGTTGTCAGTCTGGGATTGATTTCCGCAAAGAGGTCATCATCGATCGTTGTGCTGGGAGATGTATATAGGTCGGTGTAGTGGTTTAGCAGGAGTCTTATCACATCATCTTTGTTGTTAATCCAGTTATCTTGTGAGTCTCGTAGTTGTTGGATGTTGTTGTGACTCCGATGAATGGTTTCTCTGGTGTGGAAGAAAGTTGTGTTGTTGTCGCCTGATTATAACCATTGAATTATGGATCTTTGCTGCCAATAAGTTGCATGATATTGGATAAGGGTTGTGTGGTGATTCCTGAGTTGATTTTCTTGTTCCAACCAGTATTCAAGCTCATTGCCCTGACTAATTGCGCATTGGTTTCGCGCAGATTttatttgggttgttgattttttAATCGTTGTGGGGAAGTGGCTAGATGTCTGCTTATTCCAATCCAAAAGAGTTTGACGGCTTTGATAAGCTTTAGTTGAAGGTCAAGAGAAGGCTCTGTATCATGTTGTTGGATCCATGCGGCTTCTACCACTTGTCTGAGTTGAGGGTGAGTTAGCCATAGATGCTCAAATTTATAGCCATAGATGCCACTTGAACGTTAATGTTGTTATTCCACATTAGGCATAATCCTCCTCTTCTTCCGATTTTAGGAACGGTATAGTGGCGTTGGAATTGTAGCATTTGTGCAAGGCCCATCATATGATTTCCGTTTGCTAGAGTTTcagagagaaacaagatattgttgtattttaattttaagatattattaatataaaactagtgcatctttcattaaaagtttagaattttaatttacatcagtgTCTCTTTCATTCATCTAGATAATGCCATAACTTACAATAAATACTTTAAAagtaaaaatttgggacaatgttcttcatcttgtttatcttcttcatttcaccaaacttacaatcaatgcgctcatgaacggagtttcctttgtttatattcttctttgtcttcaaattttccttCCCTTGAACGTTTCTTTTACTTTTCTTAGTTGGAATTTGGTTGATATCCAAAACTTGTAGACTTCTTtggtttttacctatttctttataaccttcacatATCTTACTAACGACGGCTTCAAGCACCACTCCAGGAAAATCAAGTTGGGTATCCAAGTCAAGTTGGGATTCAAACTTTGCCATTTTGAAAAATAAGATAGATAAAGATAGAAtttttttgtgtaaaaaattCAGTGTAATTTTTGAATGTGAATGTCACATTTTTATAGCGGTGGATAAAGAGCCGTTGGAGGTTTAAAACCAACCGAAGTCTCGACCGCTAGCGGTGCAGTCTCCACCGTTCGGTTGAGACTCGATCGCTTAACGTTTTTACCATAGTAGCGCGGCCAGTTTTCCAGGCCATCTGGCATGACAAATGGGTGGGTTAGCCAACCCCCATAGAATTCGTCCTTAACCGTATATGGATGTAATCCACAAATGGTATGCGTTACAAAATCTCATGTAGTGCAAATTTACTAGGCGATAAAATGGGGATTTTGCCTAACTATCATGTAATGCAAATTTACTATGTGATCAAAGGGGGATTTTTCCTCAATCGTTGAGTGTGTCCCCTGGAGCATCCAAAATCATGACAAATACCAAGAGTAAACCTTGATCCTCCATAAGTAAAAAAACCGTGAGGAGAGAGaaattgtgaagtggttggtGGTGGATTTTTGtcggtttattttattttacttttttgttatcagtgtctGTCTCCTCCGTCGAGTGGTATGGAGGCTACTTCTCCACCACTCTTTTCGCCGCTACCATCCATCTCTCAGGGGTAGTTGGCTCATGATTGAGAAATATTCATGGATCTACTAGTTCATCAGAACCTGTGGTGGTTAATGCGAATCCTCTGGTTGATTCACGTCCTTTGATTCAATCGACTTCTGTGAAATCATGGTCTTCTACTTTGTTTTCGGCGAAGAAAAATGTCTCTCAAGCTGATGTTATGAAGTTTGTACCTACTGGATTGGTTAATGGAGAAAAAGTTGTTGTTGTTCAGGGTGCAGATCTTGATTCTAAAATCAACAGATTGAAAACTTGGTTGTTGGTGTGTTTGTTGGGAAAAAATTGTCATATACCATGGTTAAAAGAGTTGTAGAACGTGCTTGGAAGCTTAAAGGTAATTTTATGCTCACTATTCATGGTGAATCtgcgtttattttttattttgtggaTGATGAGGATAGATCTACTGCTCTTGAGCATGGATATTTATATATTTCAAACCAATTGTTCCTAGTGCAACCTTGGCATCCAGATATTGAAAGTGAAATTGCTGAATTGAAATCGGTTCCGATTTGGATAAATCTTAGAAAAGTTCCTTTGCATTTCTGGGATTCAGATGGATTGAGTAGTATTGCTAGTTATTTGGGAAGGCCTGTTAGGATGGATAATCAAACTTTGAATAGATCTAGAATAAGTTATGCTCGTGTTTGTGTTGAAGTTGATGTTATGTTTGATTACCAAGCCTCTATTCCGGTAGTGGTTGATGATAGTAAGAGATTTAATGTGTATGTTGAGTATTCATGGAAACCCCCTAAGTGTATGCATTGTCATGTGTTTggtcataatcgtaatggttgtTCTAAGCTCAAAATGGAGAAGGCTGCAGCTGTTATAGCTGCAATAGATAAGAAGAAGCAACAAGTTAAGGAAGTGTGGGTGGTTAATATAAACAAACTAAAGTTTCTAAAAGATCTAGATACCCCAATATAGAGGATGAGGTGGAGGTTACTGATATTACTGATTCATATTCTATTTCTAATATGAATGATGATGAGAATCATGTCCCAATTGAGAATTTAGAGAAGAATGTTTCTTTACAAACTAGTAATATGTTTGAGGTTTTTAACTCCAACAGAGATTTGATGGATATCACAAAAAAAATACAATGGAACTGAAGGTGGTGTTAATGTCCCAATTCACTATAGTTTTAACGACAATGGTGATCCCCTTTCTAGCGTTTCAACTAAAGCTCAATTCAATAATAAGTCCTCTACTTCAATTGCTATTAATCAGGGATTGCAGATAAGATCTACTGACCCTAAAAAAGTCAGTAGAGTGAAGAAACCCCATATTCCTTCTCTTAAAGATGTTTAAAGTTGATGCTTGGAATATAAGAGAGTTGAATGATCCTCTTAAACAAGTGGAGATTGGTAGATTAACTAAAGATAATAAGTTGTCCATTTTGGGCATTCTGGAAACTCATGTCCAgattaataataacaataataataatatagttAGTATTAGAAATAAGGTCCAAGTTGGTTGGCATTTCTTAGATAATTATATGATTTAGGGAGGATATAGGTCGGATGGAATCCTACTGAAGTCTTTATTACTGCTCTGCATACTTTTTCTCAAGCTATATTTCTTGATGTCTCTACTTCTAAGGGTATTAACTTTGTTTTAACCTTTGTTTATGCTTCCAATGATCATAGGCAGAGACTTATTCTTTGGAGTGAACTTTCAGTTTTTGCTAGCTTTAATAATATACCTTGGATGCTGATGGGTGATTTTAATTATATTATTTATGCTCATAAAAAGGTTGGAGGGGATGCGGTTAATTCTAGTTAAATGACAAATATTCAAAATTGTGTTAATGATACTAGTTTGTCTGATCTTCACTATTCTGGTTGTCTTTTCACTTGGtggaatcaacaacaaggtcatCAGAGAATTGCTTCTAAGCTTGATAAAGTTCTTGTCAACTTGGAATGGATTAACCAATTTGAGGACTCTAAAGCTGAATTCTTAACTTAGGGTGCTCTGATCATTCTACAGGTATTACTATgatttttgagaaaataaaacatGGTCCTCCTTCTTTTAGATTTTATAACTTTATTGTCGAGGAACATGATTTTCTTGAGTTAGTTAAAAATAGTTGGCAGCATAAAGTTCAGGGTAACCTTATGTTTGCCTTAGTTACTAGATTGAGAAGACTTGAGCAGTTACGTATAAAGTGGAAGAAATAAAATTTCAATACACATCTGCTAAAGTTGTTAAAGTTTTAGAAGCTAAGAAGGAAATGCAGAATGCTCACTTTCAAGTTCAGAATTTTCCTTTATGTCCCCAGCTTGCTAGAAGTGAGATAGCAGCTGTGCAAAAGTATGCTACTCTAGTAAATATGAGGAGTCTATGCTGAAATAGAAGTTTAGAGTGCAGTGGTTGGATCTTGGGGATTCTAATTCTTTTTTCATCTTTAATTCAGTCAAGGAAAGAAGATCTACAATTAATATTTTGACTTTAACTTCTTTTTCTGGTGATGTTCTTGAGGAGGATGAACAAATTTCCAGAGAGTGTACtgatttttattctgagctattTGATGAGCAGGACTCTAAATCCTGTAatgttgatttgattgataagttgCAGTTCAATTCTCTGGTTTCTGATTCTGTCgctgaaaaccttattagagatGTTAGTAGAGATGAAATTGTTATTGCTCTTTCCTCTATTAGTTCAAGTAaagc
This portion of the Papaver somniferum cultivar HN1 chromosome 11, ASM357369v1, whole genome shotgun sequence genome encodes:
- the LOC113324246 gene encoding uncharacterized protein LOC113324246; this encodes MVKRVVERAWKLKGNFMLTIHGESAFIFYFVDDEDRSTALEHGYLYISNQLFLVQPWHPDIESEIAELKSVPIWINLRKVPLHFWDSDGLSSIASYLGRPVRMDNQTLNRSRISYARVCVEVDVMFDYQASIPVVVDDSKRFNVYVEYSWKPPKCMHCHVFGHNRNGCSKLKMEKAAAVIAAIDKKKQQVKEVYPNIEDEVEVTDITDSYSISNMNDDENHVPIENLEKNVSLQTSNMFEGLQIRSTDPKKVSRVKKPHIPSLKDV